A window from Chitinophaga filiformis encodes these proteins:
- a CDS encoding DUF4265 domain-containing protein: MNTEQIKVHFLQALEGDEYHTETMWCNKDSENYILDNIPCIAKNISLSDIISVEYDQGDDKYYFDEFIEYSGNSTVRLVIEDEVFRREINKEFEETFGCKTTMLKEMNLLAVNIRKNVDYRPIKIFLQNGEDQGKWNYEESCLSDEHRNQINFVK; encoded by the coding sequence ATGAATACGGAACAGATCAAAGTACATTTCCTTCAAGCATTAGAAGGTGACGAATATCACACGGAAACGATGTGGTGTAATAAAGATAGTGAGAATTATATTCTTGATAACATACCGTGTATTGCTAAAAATATCTCCCTCAGTGACATTATTAGTGTCGAATATGACCAGGGAGACGATAAGTATTACTTCGATGAGTTTATTGAATATTCTGGAAACAGTACAGTCAGATTAGTAATAGAAGACGAAGTATTTCGTAGAGAGATCAACAAAGAGTTTGAAGAAACATTTGGATGTAAAACCACTATGCTAAAAGAAATGAATCTTTTGGCTGTTAATATCCGTAAAAATGTTGATTATCGGCCGATAAAAATCTTTTTACAGAATGGAGAGGATCAGGGAAAGTGGAATTATGAGGAGTCTTGTCTTTCAGATGAACATAGAAATCAAATAAATTTTGTGAAATAG